One window of Acidobacteriota bacterium genomic DNA carries:
- a CDS encoding CHAD domain-containing protein: MEAAEDEVWQGTYYDTHSGSLFRRGIRLLGIADPAQWRWFRAELTPAADTLPDEVPAAPPPPDDTPVEWRGQRLLPVLRLSVRRRTHHLTARSGQVFHLSFGEAAFARPMAREWTAGPRLVCLSVPEGQESEVAVIGSFLRDLFRLKPLPQDLLVYGLDVVDAHLPGAPVPARLKLKSDDTIRQAGQKLLSRQAFKMQANIEGARMDLDPEFVHDIRVATRRARFALRLFGEELGRTEAEALRAELAWIAGLLGQVRDLDIMHWNIHRYTDELAGRPAVPTAIREHMQSARNEALAVLNEALAGNRFAQMLNRLERIAADESGPPPSEPVRSVIEAAPPLIRAAMARLQRWLKRRPAELTPAQLHRIRIHFKRLRYTCEFFNDLFAEAFTAAIGQCVDYQDCLGEHQDVQVAETKLREMAQQLASVGGIPPEALIFVGSMIQRLDGVARDCRRIFEKRWKQFPRLIADIDASMEPGTGPEAAD; encoded by the coding sequence TTGGAAGCAGCCGAAGACGAAGTATGGCAAGGCACCTACTACGATACCCACTCCGGCAGTTTGTTCCGGCGGGGGATCCGCCTGCTCGGTATCGCGGATCCGGCGCAGTGGCGGTGGTTTCGGGCGGAACTGACGCCGGCGGCTGATACGTTGCCCGACGAGGTACCAGCAGCCCCGCCGCCGCCTGACGATACACCGGTGGAATGGCGCGGACAGCGCCTGCTGCCGGTGCTCCGCCTGAGTGTCCGCCGGCGGACGCACCACCTCACGGCCCGATCTGGACAGGTGTTCCATCTCAGTTTCGGCGAGGCGGCATTTGCCCGACCCATGGCCCGGGAGTGGACCGCGGGCCCACGGTTGGTGTGCCTGTCGGTACCGGAGGGCCAGGAGAGCGAGGTCGCAGTGATCGGCAGCTTTCTGCGGGATCTGTTTCGGCTGAAACCACTGCCGCAAGATCTCCTGGTGTACGGCCTGGATGTGGTGGATGCACACCTGCCGGGCGCGCCCGTGCCTGCCCGATTGAAGCTGAAATCCGACGATACGATTCGCCAGGCGGGGCAAAAATTGCTGTCTCGGCAGGCGTTCAAAATGCAGGCCAACATCGAAGGGGCCCGGATGGATTTGGATCCGGAATTCGTGCACGATATCCGCGTCGCCACCCGAAGGGCACGGTTTGCCCTGCGGCTGTTCGGCGAGGAGCTGGGACGGACGGAAGCGGAGGCCCTCCGGGCCGAGTTGGCCTGGATCGCCGGGCTGCTGGGCCAGGTGCGCGATTTGGACATCATGCATTGGAACATTCACCGTTACACGGACGAACTGGCCGGCCGGCCGGCCGTGCCCACAGCCATTCGGGAGCACATGCAATCGGCGCGCAACGAAGCGCTGGCCGTACTGAACGAAGCGCTGGCAGGCAACCGGTTTGCGCAGATGTTGAACCGGCTGGAGCGAATCGCGGCGGACGAAAGCGGGCCGCCGCCGTCCGAGCCGGTCCGCAGCGTGATCGAAGCGGCGCCGCCGCTGATCCGGGCGGCGATGGCGAGACTCCAGCGATGGCTCAAGCGCCGCCCGGCGGAATTGACGCCGGCCCAGCTGCACCGCATCCGGATCCATTTCAAACGGCTGCGCTACACATGCGAATTTTTCAATGACCTGTTCGCCGAGGCGTTCACCGCGGCGATCGGCCAATGCGTGGACTATCAGGACTGCCTGGGCGAGCACCAGGACGTCCAGGTGGCAGAGACAAAGCTCCGCGAGATGGCCCAGCAGCTGGCGTCGGTCGGCGGAATCCCGCCGGAGGCGCTGATATTCGTGGGCAGCATGATTCAACGGCTCGACGGCGTAGCCCGGGATTGCCGCAGGATCTTCGAAAAACGTTGGAAGCAGTTTCCCCGGCTCATTGCAGATATCGACGCATCGATGGAGCCCGGCACCGGTCCGGAAGCGGCGGACTGA
- a CDS encoding metallophosphoesterase family protein, translating to MRVAFLSDIHANFPALCAALERARLLRTERLVVAGDVIGGGPHPVEVIRLLRERSALAIRGNVERKLLSLQGKSKRQKRWLKRKSAAHLVWTARQLGDAEWEWLAALPDTLHLDFDSVRTQVVHGTPQSDEEYLFPSVTAETIRRAGLDPVAQALVCGHSHIPFTKMAAGIRIINCGSVGRPVDGDPRGAFAVADFVGPAIRRPRIVRFRYAVADLVADLEARAVPGARGGEYLRGIKLRGV from the coding sequence ATGCGCGTCGCATTCCTGTCGGATATCCACGCCAACTTTCCCGCCCTCTGCGCCGCCCTGGAGCGCGCCCGGCTGCTCCGGACGGAGCGTCTCGTCGTGGCCGGTGATGTCATCGGCGGCGGCCCGCACCCCGTGGAAGTCATCCGGCTGCTGCGGGAGCGGTCCGCCCTGGCGATACGCGGCAACGTGGAACGCAAGCTTCTGTCTCTGCAGGGCAAGTCGAAACGCCAGAAGCGGTGGCTGAAGCGAAAAAGCGCTGCCCACCTGGTCTGGACCGCCCGACAGTTGGGCGACGCGGAATGGGAATGGCTGGCCGCGCTCCCGGACACCCTGCATCTGGATTTCGACTCCGTGCGCACCCAGGTAGTCCATGGGACGCCCCAATCCGATGAGGAGTATCTCTTCCCCAGCGTGACCGCTGAAACCATTCGGCGGGCAGGTCTCGATCCGGTCGCCCAGGCGCTGGTGTGTGGGCATTCCCATATTCCGTTCACGAAGATGGCCGCCGGCATCCGCATCATCAATTGCGGTTCGGTGGGACGGCCTGTGGATGGCGACCCGCGCGGCGCCTTTGCCGTGGCGGATTTCGTCGGGCCGGCCATCCGGCGGCCCCGCATCGTCCGGTTCCGATACGCCGTGGCCGATCTGGTGGCCGACCTGGAGGCGCGCGCGGTGCCCGGGGCGCGGGGCGGTGAATACCTCAGGGGGATCAAACTGCGGGGCGTGTGA
- a CDS encoding thymidylate kinase, with protein MPQKKCYVAPPPGVEPSKLGGLLVVVEGPDSSGRSTHTRLLSEWLEQKGFAVSQVGLKRSALVSAELENAMMGNVLSPRTMSLFYATDFYDQLENSIVPALRAGSIVLADRYIFTLIARDVVRGANPDWTEMLYSRALVPDAVYYLAVSPRNLVERTLRSHGCLDYWESGMDIGHSRDWFESFVWYQRRIREEFRRLEQRFRFETINANRSVRTTQNDLRKRIDAVLQQALAKL; from the coding sequence ATGCCGCAGAAAAAGTGCTACGTGGCGCCGCCGCCGGGTGTGGAACCGTCCAAGCTGGGTGGGCTGCTTGTCGTGGTGGAAGGGCCCGATTCGTCGGGCCGGAGCACCCACACCCGCCTGCTTTCTGAGTGGCTGGAGCAGAAAGGCTTCGCCGTGTCCCAGGTGGGCTTGAAGCGGTCGGCGCTGGTGTCGGCCGAACTGGAGAACGCCATGATGGGCAATGTGCTCAGCCCGCGGACAATGTCGCTGTTCTACGCCACCGATTTTTACGACCAGTTGGAGAACAGCATCGTGCCGGCGTTGCGAGCCGGTTCCATCGTTTTGGCCGACCGGTACATTTTCACCCTCATCGCTCGGGACGTGGTGCGTGGTGCGAATCCCGATTGGACGGAGATGTTGTATTCCCGGGCGCTGGTGCCCGACGCGGTCTATTATCTTGCGGTTTCGCCCCGCAACCTGGTGGAACGAACGCTGCGGTCCCACGGGTGTCTCGACTACTGGGAATCGGGCATGGACATCGGGCACTCCCGGGACTGGTTCGAGAGTTTCGTCTGGTATCAAAGGCGCATTCGTGAGGAATTCCGCCGGTTGGAGCAGCGCTTCAGATTTGAGACCATCAACGCCAACCGCTCAGTCCGTACCACCCAGAACGACCTTCGCAAGCGGATCGACGCCGTGTTGCAACAGGCGTTGGCGAAACTCTGA